The Streptomyces spororaveus genome includes a region encoding these proteins:
- a CDS encoding TetR/AcrR family transcriptional regulator, protein MSSRSTQILEAAARVIARRGVRGLRVEELAAEAGVSTALIYYHFKDRTGVLRQTLEFINDRAERYTTDRDPDDPPLTPREELEETLLLELQDTVEVRENSSAWGELRASAVFDEVLREDLARATLVWVQEVAALLGQVQPMVPASALAAAAERLTALLEGLSMRWLSGGIKIGHARELMRGAIDAELSGLGQG, encoded by the coding sequence ATGTCGTCTCGTAGTACTCAGATCCTCGAAGCGGCCGCCCGGGTGATCGCCCGGCGCGGTGTACGCGGGCTGCGCGTGGAGGAACTCGCGGCCGAGGCCGGCGTCTCCACCGCCCTGATCTACTACCACTTCAAGGACCGTACGGGCGTCCTGCGCCAGACGCTGGAGTTCATCAACGACCGCGCCGAGCGCTACACCACCGACCGCGATCCGGACGACCCGCCGCTGACCCCGCGCGAAGAGCTGGAGGAGACCCTCCTGCTGGAGCTCCAGGACACCGTGGAGGTACGGGAGAACAGCTCGGCCTGGGGCGAACTGCGGGCGAGCGCCGTCTTCGACGAGGTCCTGCGCGAGGACCTGGCACGGGCGACCCTGGTGTGGGTCCAGGAGGTGGCCGCGCTGCTGGGCCAGGTCCAGCCGATGGTGCCGGCCTCCGCGCTCGCCGCGGCCGCCGAGCGGCTCACCGCCCTGCTGGAGGGTCTGAGCATGCGCTGGCTGAGCGGCGGCATCAAGATCGGCCATGCCCGCGAGCTGATGCGGGGCGCCATCGACGCCGAGCTCTCGGGGCTCGGGCAGGGCTGA
- a CDS encoding DUF4436 family protein: protein MSNSHRPARPARRVPLLPGLVLIAIVAAVTVGAWLQFGERQALDTVYTAGRADRDRIDVSATIQRVDAAGREMTLRVLVTPRGALAEADGVSPTEDLTVQTSTATRGDLTFKAHQRIATTDVPVALTGGSITDYPFDAYGADVEFGAVLGGEKVPVRVTLSNNDVLFSAAVDASTAQGIAVLGVDLARSNSVFIFAIFMMLAMWALAVSVLIGGWYLVTRRKGLTWPALGWMAATLFALAAFRNTAPGSPPIGCLLDYIAFLWAETVIAFCLITVVITGIRAEPPASEPADTP from the coding sequence TTGTCGAACTCCCACCGCCCCGCACGACCCGCGCGCCGCGTCCCGCTGCTGCCGGGCCTGGTCCTGATCGCCATCGTGGCGGCGGTCACCGTGGGAGCGTGGCTCCAGTTCGGGGAACGCCAGGCCCTGGACACGGTGTACACGGCGGGGCGTGCCGACCGGGACCGCATCGACGTCAGCGCCACGATCCAGCGGGTCGACGCCGCGGGCCGGGAGATGACCCTGCGCGTCCTGGTCACCCCCCGGGGCGCCCTGGCCGAGGCCGACGGGGTCTCCCCCACCGAGGACCTCACCGTGCAGACCTCGACGGCCACCCGGGGCGACTTGACGTTCAAGGCCCACCAGCGCATCGCCACGACGGACGTGCCCGTGGCCCTGACGGGCGGCTCGATCACGGACTACCCGTTCGACGCCTACGGGGCGGACGTCGAATTCGGTGCGGTGCTGGGCGGCGAGAAGGTCCCCGTCCGTGTGACGCTCTCCAACAACGACGTCCTCTTCTCGGCGGCGGTCGACGCCTCGACGGCGCAGGGCATCGCGGTCCTCGGCGTCGACCTGGCCCGGTCCAACAGCGTCTTCATCTTCGCGATCTTCATGATGCTCGCCATGTGGGCGCTCGCCGTCTCGGTCCTGATCGGCGGCTGGTACCTGGTCACCCGCCGCAAGGGCCTGACCTGGCCCGCCCTCGGCTGGATGGCGGCGACCCTCTTCGCGCTGGCCGCCTTCCGCAACACGGCCCCCGGCTCTCCGCCCATCGGCTGCCTGCTGGACTACATCGCGTTCCTCTGGGCCGAGACCGTCATCGCGTTCTGCCTGATCACGGTGGTCATCACGGGCATCCGCGCCGAACCCCCGGCCTCGGAGCCCGCGGACACGCCGTAG
- a CDS encoding flotillin family protein encodes MGDGDAVLHVGRRAPGRTLTRSSHPTGQVFTDTSGQKVVVGGGVFVVPFVQQRYTLDLSSRHIPIAVRGAVTLRGIKANLEGVAIVKVGGNEDAIRAAAQRFLQQQEGIVGFTQEVLSGALRAIVGRMSVEDIIRDRAAFAGQVAEEAEASLSGQGLVLDAFQIQDITTEGSYLEDLGRPEAARARQEADIAEANARRAAEQARLKAEEEIAVAERTLYLRQAEIKAETDAAAAQANSAGPLADADRQQQILAEQEKVAERQAALTDRQLDTEVRKPADARRYQAEQEAEALRVARVKQAEAERLAAIAAAQAEAERARLTGEGEKQRRSALAEAEAIEGAKRGEAERARRAAIADAVRLEGEAEAAAIAARGAAEAEAMQKKADAFESYGDAAMVQMLIEVLPEVVAKAAEPLGAIDKMTVISTDGANKLSRTVAENVAQGMELLGSTTGVDLAQLLKGLTPTGRATTREPVPADGKIAITD; translated from the coding sequence GTGGGTGACGGCGACGCCGTCCTCCACGTCGGTCGGCGTGCGCCCGGTCGAACGCTGACCCGGTCGTCTCACCCCACCGGACAGGTCTTCACCGACACCAGCGGCCAGAAGGTCGTGGTCGGCGGCGGAGTGTTCGTCGTGCCCTTCGTCCAGCAGCGCTACACGCTCGACCTGTCGAGCCGGCACATCCCGATCGCCGTCCGCGGAGCGGTCACCCTGCGCGGCATCAAGGCGAACCTCGAAGGCGTGGCGATCGTCAAGGTCGGCGGCAACGAGGACGCCATCCGGGCCGCCGCCCAGCGTTTCCTCCAGCAGCAGGAAGGCATCGTCGGCTTCACCCAGGAGGTGCTGTCCGGCGCGCTGCGGGCCATCGTCGGCCGGATGTCGGTCGAGGACATCATCCGCGACCGGGCCGCCTTCGCCGGGCAGGTCGCGGAGGAGGCCGAGGCCAGCCTCTCCGGCCAGGGCCTCGTCCTGGACGCCTTCCAGATCCAGGACATCACCACCGAGGGCTCCTACCTGGAGGATCTCGGCCGCCCCGAGGCCGCCCGCGCCAGGCAGGAGGCCGACATCGCCGAGGCCAACGCCCGCCGGGCCGCCGAACAGGCACGGCTGAAGGCCGAGGAGGAGATCGCGGTCGCGGAGCGCACCCTCTACCTGCGCCAGGCCGAGATCAAGGCCGAGACCGACGCCGCCGCAGCCCAGGCGAACTCCGCCGGACCGCTGGCCGACGCCGACCGCCAGCAGCAGATCCTGGCCGAGCAGGAGAAGGTGGCCGAGCGGCAGGCCGCGCTCACCGACCGGCAGCTCGACACCGAGGTCCGCAAGCCCGCCGACGCCCGCCGCTACCAGGCTGAGCAGGAGGCCGAGGCGCTGCGGGTGGCCCGGGTCAAGCAGGCCGAGGCCGAGCGCCTCGCCGCCATCGCCGCCGCGCAGGCGGAAGCCGAGCGGGCCCGCCTGACGGGCGAGGGCGAGAAGCAGCGCCGCTCCGCCCTCGCCGAGGCCGAGGCCATCGAGGGCGCCAAGCGCGGTGAGGCCGAGCGGGCCCGCCGCGCGGCCATCGCCGACGCGGTGCGCCTGGAGGGCGAGGCGGAAGCGGCGGCGATCGCCGCCAGGGGCGCGGCCGAGGCCGAGGCGATGCAGAAGAAGGCCGACGCCTTCGAGAGCTACGGCGACGCGGCGATGGTCCAGATGCTGATCGAGGTGCTCCCCGAGGTGGTCGCGAAGGCGGCCGAACCGCTCGGCGCCATCGACAAGATGACCGTCATCTCCACCGACGGGGCGAACAAGCTGTCCCGCACCGTCGCCGAGAACGTCGCCCAGGGCATGGAACTGCTCGGCTCCACCACGGGCGTCGACCTCGCCCAGCTCCTGAAGGGCCTCACCCCGACGGGGCGGGCGACGACCCGCGAGCCCGTCCCGGCCGACGGCAAGATCGCCATCACCGACTGA
- a CDS encoding DUF5933 domain-containing protein, protein MLWAAVGVIGLGFLVALELAARRYGVPGPITVQTREVIFAPQSGTVLYASMALMMVVLTWRQRLIGLAAAIGIDLVFWLVRWAVGAQMMFGNGALWVTLAWAVIAVTRRTGRERLLLLKGVGLALLLVAGRKTGYTWLLITSKSRPMVLDQYVATADHALGNPSWVAGRIVEATGTVGFRVLEFVYIQLAVAAVAVALYQLRHVAALRRFPSHHLVRTFLVIGLLGPGIYMIFPVVGPIFAYGADGAHWAVADLWPNTPPPVGAPGPMPFDEFTPRNCMPSLHTAWATAIFIHSRKAPRALRYAGTFWLIATLGATLGFGYHYGADIIAGVVFTVTIETGLRSLARGWDRPGILLTAYGATVFVAYLVSYRYLSMQLATYPWVFGPLLLLAMGSVIYGFVRITRQWERETAAAEAVRVPEPRREQQPELV, encoded by the coding sequence GTGCTGTGGGCCGCGGTGGGTGTGATCGGCCTCGGGTTCCTCGTCGCACTGGAGCTGGCCGCGCGCCGGTACGGCGTGCCGGGTCCGATCACCGTCCAGACGCGAGAGGTGATCTTCGCCCCCCAGTCGGGGACGGTGCTGTACGCCAGCATGGCCCTGATGATGGTGGTGCTCACCTGGAGGCAGCGCCTCATCGGGCTCGCGGCCGCGATCGGCATCGACCTCGTCTTCTGGCTCGTCCGGTGGGCGGTCGGCGCCCAGATGATGTTCGGCAACGGCGCGTTGTGGGTGACCCTCGCCTGGGCCGTCATCGCCGTCACACGCCGCACCGGCCGTGAGCGCCTCCTGCTGCTGAAGGGCGTGGGACTGGCCCTGCTGCTGGTGGCCGGCCGCAAGACCGGCTACACCTGGCTGCTGATCACCTCGAAGTCCCGCCCGATGGTGCTCGACCAGTACGTGGCGACCGCCGATCACGCGCTGGGCAACCCGTCGTGGGTGGCGGGCCGGATCGTCGAGGCCACCGGCACCGTCGGCTTCCGGGTCCTCGAATTCGTCTACATCCAGCTCGCGGTGGCCGCGGTCGCCGTCGCGCTGTACCAGCTGCGCCACGTGGCGGCCCTGCGCCGCTTCCCGAGCCACCACCTGGTGCGCACCTTCCTGGTCATCGGCCTGCTCGGGCCGGGCATCTACATGATCTTCCCGGTGGTCGGGCCGATCTTCGCCTACGGCGCCGACGGCGCGCACTGGGCGGTGGCCGACCTGTGGCCGAACACGCCACCGCCGGTCGGTGCCCCCGGCCCGATGCCCTTCGACGAGTTCACCCCGCGCAACTGCATGCCCAGCCTGCACACGGCGTGGGCCACCGCGATCTTCATCCATTCCCGCAAGGCCCCGCGGGCCCTGCGCTACGCGGGCACGTTCTGGCTGATCGCCACGCTCGGCGCCACGCTCGGCTTCGGCTACCACTACGGCGCGGACATCATCGCCGGCGTGGTGTTCACGGTCACGATCGAGACGGGGCTGCGCTCGCTGGCCCGCGGCTGGGACCGGCCCGGGATCCTGCTGACCGCCTACGGCGCGACGGTGTTCGTCGCGTACCTGGTCTCGTACCGCTATCTGTCGATGCAGCTGGCGACGTACCCGTGGGTGTTCGGGCCGCTGCTCCTCCTCGCGATGGGCTCGGTGATCTACGGCTTCGTACGGATCACCAGGCAGTGGGAACGGGAGACCGCGGCGGCGGAGGCGGTGCGGGTCCCGGAACCGCGACGCGAACAGCAGCCCGAACTGGTGTGA
- a CDS encoding TetR/AcrR family transcriptional regulator, with protein MSDRRRAILEGAARVIARRGVRGLRVGDLAAEAGVSTALIYYHFKDRTGILRHALSFISDRADRYTGAADEARAAPPATDPRRLLERILLLEFQDLPEVRENSTAWGELRAHTVFDPELRDELTAAGAAWVEEVAGLLAAVCPAAPGAAVTAAAERLTALLEGLSSRWLSGLLPVGHARDLMRGAIGVEIGRLGCLATNID; from the coding sequence GTGTCCGATCGAAGAAGGGCCATCCTGGAGGGCGCCGCCCGGGTCATCGCACGACGCGGGGTCCGCGGGCTGCGGGTGGGCGATCTGGCGGCCGAGGCCGGCGTGTCGACCGCCCTGATCTACTACCACTTCAAGGACCGGACCGGCATCCTGCGGCACGCCCTGTCCTTCATCAGCGACCGGGCCGACCGCTACACGGGTGCCGCCGACGAGGCCCGCGCCGCACCCCCGGCCACGGATCCGCGCCGCCTCCTGGAGCGGATCCTGCTGCTCGAGTTCCAGGACCTGCCCGAGGTGCGCGAGAACAGTACGGCTTGGGGGGAACTGCGGGCGCACACGGTCTTCGACCCGGAGCTGCGCGACGAGCTCACCGCGGCCGGCGCGGCCTGGGTGGAGGAGGTCGCCGGCCTGCTGGCCGCGGTGTGCCCGGCCGCGCCCGGCGCCGCCGTCACCGCCGCCGCCGAGCGGCTGACCGCCCTCCTGGAAGGCCTGAGCAGCCGCTGGCTGAGCGGTCTGCTGCCCGTGGGACACGCCCGCGACCTGATGCGCGGGGCCATCGGAGTCGAGATCGGGAGGCTCGGCTGCCTCGCCACGAATATTGACTGA
- a CDS encoding agmatine deiminase family protein, translating to MSFTPPTRRSVLRTFAGIGAAVFGAAACGPAESGTRPGAAGSGSPAPAADGKRRFGAEWESHTRTFMSWPALASVWEQDLPYVREDIARIARAVGAYEEVIMMARPDQVSAAQKAVGSQVEVIPLAVDDLWARDTVPVFVEEGAKVVGVDFNFNGWGNKQEHTNDAQVGRLLLQKYQIPRVQAPLVAEGGSFETDGEGTLMVTESSIVNDNRNKGKSRDTIEAELKQTLGVQKVIWLAGVRGEDITDAHVDSLVRFTAPGVVLLDRAHPGTPPDSWSRSADQAKSVLSKATDARGRRFEVIDLPQPDLNRITGEGDDFVSTYANFYVANDSVFMPQFGDRKADDRARGILREHFPKRDVVMVKIDTIASGGGGIHCSTHDQPGKPAA from the coding sequence GTGTCGTTCACTCCCCCCACCCGCCGGTCCGTCCTGCGAACCTTCGCCGGGATCGGCGCCGCGGTCTTCGGTGCGGCCGCCTGCGGTCCCGCCGAGTCCGGCACCCGGCCCGGCGCCGCGGGCTCGGGCTCCCCGGCGCCCGCCGCGGACGGAAAGCGCCGGTTCGGCGCCGAGTGGGAGAGCCACACCCGCACCTTCATGTCGTGGCCGGCTCTCGCCTCGGTCTGGGAGCAGGACCTGCCCTACGTACGCGAGGACATCGCGCGGATCGCCCGGGCCGTCGGCGCGTACGAAGAAGTGATCATGATGGCCCGGCCCGACCAGGTGAGCGCGGCCCAGAAGGCCGTCGGTTCCCAGGTCGAGGTGATCCCGCTGGCCGTCGACGACCTGTGGGCGCGCGACACCGTCCCCGTGTTCGTCGAGGAGGGGGCCAAGGTCGTCGGCGTCGACTTCAACTTCAACGGCTGGGGCAACAAGCAGGAGCACACGAACGACGCCCAGGTCGGGCGCCTGCTGCTGCAGAAGTACCAGATCCCCCGGGTCCAGGCCCCGCTCGTCGCCGAGGGCGGTTCCTTCGAGACCGACGGCGAGGGCACCCTGATGGTCACCGAGAGCTCGATCGTCAACGACAACCGCAACAAGGGGAAGTCCCGGGACACCATCGAGGCCGAGCTCAAGCAGACCCTGGGCGTCCAGAAGGTCATCTGGCTGGCCGGCGTACGCGGCGAGGACATCACCGACGCGCACGTGGACAGCCTCGTACGCTTCACCGCCCCCGGTGTGGTCCTGCTGGACCGCGCCCACCCCGGCACCCCGCCGGACTCCTGGTCCCGCTCCGCCGACCAGGCGAAGTCCGTCCTGTCGAAGGCGACGGACGCCCGCGGCCGCCGTTTCGAGGTAATCGACCTGCCGCAGCCCGACCTGAACCGGATCACGGGCGAGGGGGACGACTTCGTCTCCACCTACGCCAACTTCTACGTCGCCAACGACTCGGTGTTCATGCCCCAGTTCGGGGACCGCAAGGCGGACGACCGCGCCCGCGGCATCCTGCGGGAGCACTTCCCCAAGCGGGACGTCGTCATGGTGAAGATCGACACGATCGCCTCGGGCGGCGGCGGCATCCACTGCTCGACCCACGACCAGCCCGGCAAGCCCGCCGCCTGA
- a CDS encoding agmatine deiminase family protein, translating to MDMDPSTSRRRVLQFGAAALPLAALGSALPSMAQTATAAPNGPGTLRMPAETDRHIRTYMAWPALSSVWGGGLGAVRRDIAEVAHAISRYEPVVVLARPGQAAEARYQCGPGAYFGIQVLDIPNDDLWIRDFGPTFVVAPGAVAGVDTHFNGWGKAGTKYAQPFANDAAAARTLLAEYEVNRIRAGFVGEGGSLETDGEGTLLATVSSMVNANRNPGMSQAQVEQAMKTALGIDKVIWVPGLAGEDITDCHIDCLARFTGPGRVILDKPGPVADKKWVAVYEETKRALQSATDARGRRLAITELAGPDRREITGRGDEFLSSYTNYYTANGAVIAPRFGDAYADGVAYDILRAAYPGYRVEQLTIDGIASGGGGIHCATQSHPAAPPAL from the coding sequence ATGGATATGGACCCCAGCACCTCTCGCCGCCGAGTGCTCCAGTTCGGCGCGGCGGCCCTGCCGCTGGCAGCCCTCGGCTCCGCCCTCCCCTCGATGGCGCAGACGGCCACGGCCGCCCCGAACGGTCCCGGCACGCTCCGCATGCCGGCCGAGACCGACCGGCACATCCGCACGTACATGGCCTGGCCGGCCCTCTCCTCGGTGTGGGGCGGCGGCCTCGGGGCGGTGCGCAGGGACATCGCCGAGGTGGCCCACGCGATATCGCGCTACGAGCCGGTCGTGGTGCTGGCCCGCCCCGGCCAGGCCGCCGAGGCCCGCTACCAGTGCGGACCAGGCGCGTACTTCGGCATCCAGGTCCTCGACATCCCCAACGACGACCTCTGGATCCGTGACTTCGGCCCCACCTTCGTCGTCGCCCCGGGTGCCGTCGCCGGTGTGGACACCCACTTCAACGGCTGGGGCAAGGCCGGTACGAAGTACGCGCAGCCCTTCGCCAACGACGCGGCGGCGGCCCGCACGCTCCTCGCCGAGTACGAGGTGAACCGGATCCGCGCCGGCTTCGTCGGGGAGGGCGGTTCGCTGGAGACGGACGGCGAGGGAACCCTGCTGGCCACCGTCAGTTCGATGGTGAACGCCAACCGGAACCCGGGCATGAGCCAGGCGCAGGTCGAGCAGGCCATGAAGACGGCGCTCGGCATCGACAAGGTGATATGGGTGCCGGGCCTCGCGGGCGAGGACATCACCGACTGCCACATCGACTGTCTGGCCCGCTTCACCGGTCCCGGCCGCGTCATCCTCGACAAGCCCGGCCCCGTCGCGGACAAGAAGTGGGTGGCCGTCTACGAGGAGACCAAGCGGGCCCTGCAGAGCGCCACCGACGCCCGGGGCCGCCGCCTGGCCATCACCGAGCTGGCCGGCCCGGACCGGCGCGAGATCACCGGCCGGGGCGACGAGTTCCTGTCCAGCTACACCAACTACTACACTGCGAACGGCGCGGTGATCGCGCCGCGGTTCGGCGACGCCTACGCCGACGGCGTGGCCTACGACATCCTCCGGGCCGCCTACCCCGGCTACCGCGTCGAGCAGCTGACCATCGACGGCATCGCCTCCGGCGGCGGCGGAATCCACTGCGCCACCCAGTCGCACCCGGCCGCCCCGCCGGCGCTCTGA
- a CDS encoding serine/threonine-protein kinase, with the protein MFAQLPGVQSALTALSADDPHEIGGYRLHARLGSGGMGVVYLAYTPGGRPIALKAVHREFAADPEFRERFAQEVASARRIHGLFTAQVVDSGEDDHTPWLATAYVPGPSLHQVVRRHGPLPVRTVLLLVAGIAEALQEIHRVGVVHRDLKPANVLVAGDGPRVIDFGIARAADAAALTGAGLRIGTAAFMAPEQALGHPVTPATDVFALGALAGFVAGGVPPFGNGPESGALYRVVHEHPDLGRIPRELHDLLSWCLAKSPRDRPTTADLIAAVHAHPLVGPRPEFTDGWLPRPVLEEVGGRTDTGPGRPGPPVPEHLQATMAAAAHPAPGPGGTTPYAPSPTPTPPPSPTPTPSPNPVSAPDPAPVPAAPVPPARRDRRRDRSRLPVVALAAAALLACGGGAYWFGLPPEEGGSPATEPTAGPPRSTVSAYVPGYSQAELTAPDSGYEFDLRAGKVVPVETAAWYLARGSDAFLLSEESDAFVADGSGELTPDDCARGIETRPVTALPFKTLTNERPFCVRSPDQREVAIVRLVEATSAGAVTIAVDHFRTS; encoded by the coding sequence ATGTTCGCTCAGCTTCCCGGCGTACAGTCCGCCCTCACGGCCCTGTCCGCCGACGACCCCCACGAGATCGGTGGCTACCGCCTCCACGCCCGGCTCGGCTCCGGCGGCATGGGGGTGGTCTACCTGGCGTACACGCCGGGCGGCCGGCCCATCGCGCTGAAGGCCGTCCATCGGGAGTTCGCCGCGGACCCGGAATTCCGCGAGCGCTTCGCCCAGGAGGTGGCGAGCGCCCGCCGGATCCACGGCCTCTTCACGGCGCAGGTGGTCGACTCGGGCGAGGACGACCACACCCCGTGGCTCGCCACGGCCTACGTGCCGGGCCCCTCGCTGCACCAGGTGGTGCGGCGGCACGGGCCGCTGCCGGTGCGTACGGTGCTCCTGCTGGTCGCCGGCATCGCCGAGGCCCTCCAGGAGATCCACCGGGTGGGCGTCGTCCACCGCGACCTCAAGCCGGCGAACGTGCTCGTCGCGGGGGACGGGCCGCGAGTGATCGACTTCGGTATCGCGCGCGCCGCCGACGCCGCCGCCCTGACCGGTGCGGGCCTGCGGATCGGCACCGCCGCCTTCATGGCGCCGGAGCAGGCGCTCGGCCACCCGGTGACACCGGCGACCGACGTCTTCGCGCTCGGGGCGCTCGCCGGGTTCGTGGCGGGCGGGGTCCCGCCCTTCGGGAACGGGCCGGAGTCCGGGGCCCTGTACCGGGTGGTCCACGAGCACCCGGACCTCGGCCGGATCCCCCGCGAGCTGCACGACCTGCTGTCGTGGTGCCTGGCCAAGTCTCCGCGGGACCGCCCCACGACCGCAGATCTGATCGCGGCCGTCCACGCGCACCCCCTGGTGGGCCCGCGGCCGGAGTTCACCGACGGCTGGCTGCCCCGGCCGGTGCTGGAGGAGGTCGGGGGCCGGACGGACACCGGCCCCGGCCGGCCCGGGCCGCCCGTACCGGAGCACCTCCAGGCGACCATGGCGGCGGCCGCGCACCCGGCCCCCGGGCCGGGCGGGACCACGCCGTACGCCCCGAGCCCGACCCCGACCCCGCCCCCGAGCCCGACCCCGACCCCGAGCCCGAATCCGGTGTCCGCCCCGGACCCGGCTCCGGTCCCGGCGGCCCCCGTGCCCCCGGCGCGCCGTGACCGGCGGCGCGACCGGAGCCGGCTGCCCGTGGTCGCCCTGGCCGCAGCGGCCCTGCTCGCCTGCGGAGGCGGCGCCTACTGGTTCGGCCTCCCCCCGGAGGAGGGCGGGAGCCCCGCCACGGAACCCACCGCCGGCCCGCCCCGGTCGACGGTCTCCGCGTACGTGCCGGGGTACTCGCAGGCCGAGCTCACCGCCCCGGATTCCGGTTACGAGTTCGACCTGCGCGCCGGGAAGGTGGTTCCCGTCGAGACGGCCGCCTGGTACCTCGCCCGCGGCTCCGACGCCTTCCTGCTCTCGGAGGAGTCCGACGCATTCGTCGCCGACGGAAGCGGAGAGCTGACCCCGGACGACTGTGCGCGGGGCATCGAGACCCGGCCCGTGACGGCCCTGCCCTTCAAGACACTCACGAACGAGCGCCCCTTCTGTGTGCGAAGCCCTGACCAGCGGGAAGTCGCGATCGTACGGCTCGTTGAGGCGACCTCCGCAGGGGCCGTCACGATCGCCGTCGACCACTTCCGGACGAGCTGA